In Deinococcus aestuarii, a single genomic region encodes these proteins:
- a CDS encoding glycosyltransferase, with amino-acid sequence MNIAVIALGTQGDVQPYLALGGALVRAGHRVRLVAPEGTDAGAAPGLEVWPVPGDARGVMASPEMRERLARGRFLEIQRYANRQMRRVAPAWARAALTACEGADLLVAGLGGLSLAQPLAERLARPLIEAHVVPLTPTREFPGPLLPAGAARLGGTFNRLSYGLIRQAMWQGFRAADTDLRRGVLGLPPAPLLGPRPPRGPVTPPVLYGVSPAVLPRPADWPARVHLTGFWFLEAAPDWQPPAALEAFLRAGPPPVSVGFGSMGSRDPQETADLVLEALRRTGQRAVLLSGWGGLLRGAVPDTVFLSDALPHGWLFPRVAAVVHHGGAGTTAAGLRAGVPGVVVPFFGDQPFWGGRVQALGVGPAPLPRRGLTADRLAQALHTVITDAPMRRRAARLGEVIREERGLGNAVRVIGAFGRQVGLPTP; translated from the coding sequence ATGAACATCGCCGTCATCGCCCTGGGCACCCAGGGGGACGTTCAGCCCTACCTCGCCCTCGGCGGGGCGTTGGTCCGCGCCGGGCACCGGGTACGCCTCGTGGCGCCCGAGGGGACGGACGCCGGCGCCGCCCCCGGCCTGGAGGTGTGGCCGGTGCCCGGAGACGCGCGGGGCGTCATGGCGTCGCCGGAGATGCGCGAGCGGCTGGCCCGGGGCCGCTTTCTGGAGATCCAGCGTTACGCCAACCGGCAGATGCGCCGGGTGGCCCCGGCCTGGGCCCGCGCCGCCCTGACGGCCTGCGAGGGCGCGGACCTGCTCGTGGCCGGACTGGGCGGCCTGTCCCTGGCCCAGCCCCTGGCCGAGAGGCTTGCGCGGCCCCTCATCGAGGCCCACGTCGTGCCCCTGACCCCCACCCGCGAGTTCCCGGGGCCGCTCCTGCCCGCCGGGGCCGCGCGGCTGGGCGGGACCTTCAACCGCCTCTCCTACGGGCTGATCCGCCAGGCCATGTGGCAGGGCTTCCGGGCGGCGGACACCGACCTCCGGCGGGGGGTCCTGGGGCTGCCCCCCGCCCCCTTGCTCGGGCCGCGTCCGCCGCGGGGCCCCGTGACGCCCCCCGTGCTGTACGGCGTCAGCCCCGCCGTGCTGCCCCGTCCGGCCGACTGGCCCGCCCGGGTCCACCTGACCGGCTTCTGGTTTCTGGAGGCCGCGCCGGACTGGCAGCCGCCCGCCGCCCTGGAGGCCTTTTTGCGGGCCGGACCGCCCCCGGTGTCCGTCGGCTTCGGCTCGATGGGAAGCCGTGACCCGCAGGAGACCGCCGACCTCGTGCTGGAGGCCCTGAGGCGCACCGGGCAGAGGGCCGTGCTGCTCAGCGGCTGGGGCGGCCTGCTCCGGGGGGCGGTGCCGGACACGGTGTTCCTGAGTGACGCCCTTCCGCACGGCTGGCTGTTTCCGCGCGTGGCGGCGGTCGTCCACCACGGCGGGGCGGGCACCACGGCGGCGGGGTTGCGGGCCGGGGTGCCGGGCGTGGTCGTCCCGTTCTTCGGGGATCAGCCCTTCTGGGGGGGGCGGGTCCAGGCCCTGGGCGTCGGGCCCGCCCCCCTGCCCCGCCGGGGGCTGACCGCCGACCGGCTCGCGCAGGCCCTCCACACCGTCATCACCGACGCGCCGATGCGGCGGCGGGCGGCGAGGCTCGGCGAGGTCATCCGGGAGGAGCGCGGCCTCGGGAACGCGGTGCGGGTGATCGGGGCGTTCGGGCGGCAGGTGGGTCTGCCCACCCCGTAG
- a CDS encoding class I SAM-dependent methyltransferase, with product MTSTQSTPSPDMQALKARLKATWESGDYGVFARSLEPGALVFLRELNIRPGERFLDVACGAGQLVIPASRMGVDATGVDIAANLIGQARERAAAEHLPARFDEGDAEDLPYPDAGFDVVSSLVGAMFAPRPEHVAAELLRVCRPGGRVVMGNWTPSGFVGGLFRVLGRHVPPSPLMPSPMGWGDEATVRERLGWGARELGFERFAYPFAYPFGPAEVVEFFRAFYGPTNRAFAALDEGGQAALRADLEAYWAEHNRARDGTTRLDSELLVVRLVRA from the coding sequence ATGACGAGCACGCAGAGCACGCCCTCACCCGACATGCAGGCCCTCAAGGCGAGGCTCAAGGCCACCTGGGAGAGCGGCGACTACGGCGTCTTCGCCCGTTCCCTCGAACCCGGCGCGCTGGTGTTCTTGCGGGAGCTGAACATCCGGCCCGGGGAGCGGTTTCTGGACGTGGCCTGCGGGGCCGGTCAGCTCGTCATCCCCGCCTCGCGCATGGGCGTGGACGCGACCGGGGTGGACATCGCCGCCAACCTGATCGGGCAGGCCCGGGAGCGCGCCGCCGCCGAGCACCTGCCCGCCCGCTTCGACGAGGGTGACGCCGAGGACCTCCCCTACCCGGACGCTGGGTTCGACGTGGTGAGCAGCCTCGTCGGCGCGATGTTCGCCCCCCGCCCGGAGCACGTCGCCGCCGAGTTGCTGCGGGTGTGCCGCCCCGGCGGACGGGTCGTGATGGGCAACTGGACCCCCTCCGGCTTCGTCGGCGGCCTGTTCAGGGTCCTGGGACGGCACGTGCCCCCCTCGCCGCTGATGCCCTCCCCGATGGGGTGGGGCGACGAGGCCACCGTGCGCGAGCGGCTGGGGTGGGGGGCACGGGAACTGGGTTTCGAGCGCTTCGCCTACCCCTTCGCGTACCCCTTCGGCCCGGCCGAGGTCGTCGAGTTCTTCCGCGCCTTTTACGGCCCGACGAACCGCGCGTTCGCGGCGCTGGACGAGGGCGGGCAGGCGGCCCTGCGTGCGGATCTGGAGGCGTACTGGGCCGAACACAACCGGGCCCGGGACGGCACCACCCGGCTGGACTCCGAGCTGCTGGTCGTGAGGCTCGTTCGCGCCTGA
- a CDS encoding AAA family ATPase, with product MRQEVVTSIARGLGAVVSRRLGVTLGVWGEPGIGKTHLAAQVLREVPCASLSVPAALPVTELLGALPRPRQLPAWAGGQLDRLGRGEPPKPETLAATLATVLAALAPFVLHLEDVHEAAEDHLARLAGVGRAVRRSRGVGLLATSRAELPPPFLSRRLTPLGPDEVAALLGREVGVAVPPEAVAWVHARTGGNPLFALEFTRALTRQGFLWSDGLHWHWRAPPEDAVPLTVEALIAQLTASLPHPQARAVLEARALLGPLPDEDTWRGAAGVGPGAFDHARAALRRGGLLRGDDLAHPLIGEVVARDLPRERRRAYARGAVRVLMGRDPARAVDLIGPADLGEEEERALLRRAIEQARGRQDSRLAARLLGLAAERAHGGERARLALEAEELLRPDGSEPERARLARLALDAQPGHRGARLRLAGAYAAMGRDHEVEALVRALPEAERGEVRWTDVVFHAQAQSTHAVEALRTWHAHPELAQRPGSMLRAANVHANLGEFAQAERLIARGLALPDLPAHMHAALSRLLAFIRSEQGHFGEAERLFDRSLAWLETHGSAGTVAACQYERSFNLSRLGRYGEALGALNVATRRYAEAGWVQYAANARTLLGVTLGRLGRFAEAEATLLEAQGTLSRLDVTYSLANCEWELGLLYADWRPPHGGALAHKFARDALAHARSLANPRPLLTALCVAARVEAWQGDPARALGLAGEAAALDSSSVEDAYGRDVALALALEANGQTGQARACWQQAVTRTRVPEYRHEAELELARLEGDAARAASLLAWFEEVGLGALAGRARRYFPARPPAPAPPPSPPARMTVLGAFGLWRGDRAAPYRGRKRAELLAYLLEARIAGRGEVSALDLVDALYPGAPEAGARRTLKQQVYLIRSGLGQDAVLSTPNGYALGAVSSDAEDFLAGGDAELWRGAYLEGLGEGWLPGVRDALALALRARVEALLARGAPDLGRLARVLCEVEPYDQEALRLAVRALRAQGQTAAAHALYAERRAALLEVGECLPALPEGFLAGAHP from the coding sequence GTGCGGCAGGAGGTCGTCACCAGCATCGCTCGCGGCCTGGGCGCCGTGGTGTCCAGACGGCTCGGCGTGACGCTGGGGGTGTGGGGCGAGCCGGGCATCGGCAAGACCCACCTCGCCGCGCAGGTGCTGCGGGAGGTTCCCTGCGCGAGCCTCAGCGTGCCCGCCGCCCTCCCGGTGACGGAGCTGCTGGGGGCACTGCCCCGGCCCCGGCAGCTTCCCGCCTGGGCCGGGGGGCAACTCGACCGGCTCGGGCGCGGCGAGCCCCCGAAGCCCGAGACCCTGGCGGCCACGCTCGCCACGGTTCTGGCGGCGCTGGCGCCCTTCGTGCTGCACCTGGAAGACGTTCACGAGGCCGCAGAAGACCACCTGGCGCGGCTGGCCGGGGTGGGCCGGGCCGTGCGGCGCTCGCGGGGGGTCGGTCTGCTCGCCACCAGCCGCGCCGAGTTGCCGCCGCCCTTCCTGAGCCGCCGCCTGACGCCCCTGGGCCCCGACGAGGTGGCGGCGCTCCTGGGGCGCGAGGTGGGCGTGGCGGTGCCGCCGGAGGCGGTGGCGTGGGTCCACGCCCGCACCGGCGGCAATCCCCTCTTCGCGCTGGAGTTCACGCGCGCGCTCACCCGGCAGGGCTTCTTGTGGAGTGACGGCCTGCACTGGCACTGGCGCGCGCCCCCCGAGGACGCCGTGCCGCTCACGGTGGAGGCCCTGATCGCCCAGCTCACCGCGAGCCTGCCGCACCCGCAGGCCCGCGCGGTGCTGGAGGCGCGCGCCCTGCTCGGGCCCCTGCCGGACGAGGACACCTGGCGGGGGGCGGCCGGGGTCGGCCCCGGGGCCTTTGACCACGCGCGCGCCGCCCTGCGCCGGGGCGGCCTGCTGCGCGGCGACGACCTCGCCCACCCGTTGATCGGGGAGGTGGTGGCGCGCGACCTCCCCCGGGAGCGCCGCCGCGCGTACGCCAGGGGCGCCGTCCGCGTGCTGATGGGCCGGGACCCGGCGCGGGCGGTGGACCTGATCGGGCCCGCCGACCTCGGGGAGGAGGAGGAAAGGGCCCTGCTGCGCCGCGCGATTGAACAGGCGCGCGGGCGGCAGGACTCGCGGCTGGCCGCGCGGCTGCTCGGCCTCGCCGCCGAACGCGCCCACGGCGGGGAGCGGGCGCGCCTGGCCCTGGAGGCCGAGGAACTGCTGCGGCCGGACGGCTCCGAGCCCGAGCGGGCGCGGCTGGCCCGGCTGGCGCTGGACGCGCAGCCGGGGCACCGGGGGGCACGCTTGCGGCTGGCGGGCGCGTACGCGGCGATGGGCCGGGACCACGAGGTCGAGGCGCTCGTGCGGGCGCTGCCGGAGGCCGAGCGGGGCGAGGTTCGCTGGACCGACGTGGTGTTTCACGCCCAGGCGCAGAGCACCCACGCGGTGGAGGCCCTGCGCACCTGGCACGCGCACCCGGAGCTGGCCCAACGGCCGGGCAGCATGCTGAGGGCCGCCAACGTCCACGCCAACCTGGGGGAGTTCGCCCAGGCCGAGCGGCTGATCGCGCGGGGGCTGGCCCTGCCGGATTTGCCCGCGCACATGCACGCCGCCCTCTCGCGGCTGCTGGCGTTCATCCGGTCCGAGCAGGGGCACTTCGGCGAGGCCGAGCGGCTGTTCGACCGCAGCCTGGCGTGGCTGGAGACGCACGGCTCGGCCGGGACGGTGGCCGCGTGCCAGTACGAGCGTTCGTTCAACCTGTCCCGGCTGGGCCGCTACGGCGAGGCCCTGGGCGCCCTGAACGTCGCCACCCGGCGCTACGCCGAGGCGGGCTGGGTGCAGTATGCGGCGAACGCCCGCACCCTGCTCGGCGTGACCCTCGGGCGGCTGGGGCGCTTCGCGGAGGCCGAGGCGACCCTGCTGGAGGCGCAGGGCACCCTCTCGCGGCTGGACGTGACCTACAGCCTCGCCAACTGCGAGTGGGAATTGGGCCTGCTGTACGCCGACTGGCGCCCCCCCCACGGCGGCGCGCTCGCGCACAAGTTCGCCCGGGACGCCCTGGCGCACGCGCGCTCGCTCGCCAACCCGCGCCCGCTCCTGACCGCCCTGTGCGTGGCCGCGCGGGTCGAGGCGTGGCAGGGCGACCCGGCGCGCGCCCTGGGGCTCGCGGGGGAGGCCGCCGCGCTGGACTCCAGCTCCGTCGAGGACGCCTACGGCCGCGACGTGGCCCTCGCGCTCGCGCTGGAGGCGAACGGGCAGACCGGGCAGGCGCGGGCGTGCTGGCAGCAGGCGGTCACCCGGACCCGGGTGCCCGAGTACCGCCACGAGGCCGAACTCGAACTCGCCCGGCTGGAGGGGGACGCGGCGCGGGCGGCGTCCCTCCTGGCCTGGTTCGAGGAGGTCGGCCTGGGGGCGCTGGCGGGGCGCGCGCGGCGGTACTTTCCCGCGCGGCCGCCCGCCCCGGCCCCGCCGCCTTCCCCCCCGGCGCGGATGACGGTGCTGGGGGCGTTCGGCCTCTGGCGCGGGGACCGGGCGGCGCCGTACCGGGGGCGCAAGCGCGCCGAGCTGCTCGCGTACCTGCTCGAAGCCCGCATCGCCGGGAGGGGGGAGGTGAGTGCGCTCGACCTCGTGGACGCCCTGTACCCCGGGGCCCCGGAGGCGGGGGCCCGCCGCACCCTCAAGCAGCAGGTGTACCTGATCCGGTCGGGGCTGGGCCAGGACGCCGTGCTCAGCACCCCGAACGGCTACGCGCTGGGCGCCGTGTCGAGCGACGCCGAGGACTTTCTGGCGGGCGGCGACGCCGAACTCTGGCGCGGGGCCTACCTGGAGGGGCTGGGCGAGGGCTGGCTGCCCGGCGTGCGGGACGCCCTTGCGCTCGCCCTGCGCGCGCGGGTGGAGGCGCTGCTCGCGCGGGGCGCACCCGACCTCGGGCGCCTCGCCCGCGTGCTGTGCGAGGTGGAGCCCTACGATCAGGAGGCCCTGCGGCTCGCCGTGCGGGCCCTGCGGGCCCAGGGCCAGACGGCGGCGGCCCATGCCCTGTACGCCGAGCGGCGAGCCGCGTTGCTGGAGGTGGGCGAGTGCCTGCCCGCCCTGCCGGAGGGGTTCCTGGCGGGGGCTCACCCCTGA
- a CDS encoding type ISP restriction/modification enzyme, with amino-acid sequence MPSLSPYLAALRDTRATDLATPENSYLPHLKPLLEAALETLSPRVGVLTHPRDRAGAGLADAALVEAGSGDLVAAVEAEAPTTSLAFPPTTAGGEEAWEQARRYSAHLGPTLLTNFVDFVLVEDGREVRRVSLGAWGDLLTGAEVGERTGADLFDLLRDWATRRRAVTKPADLADRLANYARAALSRLEAKEDDGLGSLRRTLKDALGLHFNDRQGEHFFRSTLVQTLFYGLFSAFVLWVREGHAPRDFRWRDAADYLRLPVISAIFEEASKASTLRRLDLRAPIEWAEATLQRVDEEAFFAAFAEEHAIQYFYEPFLEAFDPDLREQLGVWYTPPEVVAYQVRKVHEVLQRDLGVEDGLADEGVVVLDPATGTGSYMLEVARVIHAHLAEIRPATAAARTSQALRTRVFGFEILPAPFVVAHMQAGLLLQHLGAPLAGGERVGIYLTNALTGWNPRDDAKRQLDFAEFEQEREAAQSVKRDARILVMIGNPPYNRFSGVAEDEEADLIAPYKAGLQERWRVRKQLLDDLYIRFFRLAEWRLSENGQRRGVVSFISNSSWLTGLSHPVMREHLLNNFDRVWVDNLQGSALARERSERGASDMSIFSNEYNPRGIRPGVAIATLVDTGVGKADDMAEVHYREFWGSVKAKKAALTEDVEPYHRLTPQERTRWVLAATGEASHYLDWPTVPELFPAMFNGVMTARDGVVTDIEEARLKRRIQDYFDSTISDDELRRRHGDVLTDSYQYDASAVRQTMLARGIDDAAFRTVMYRPFDNRFVYNETRGKLVARSSPEFLPHVFDGNLFLNTTRRQRRTGAWDLLSLTPYLTDLHVHEPDARSFPLFLRVSDMFGEHLEPNVSPDVLRAACALFGVVPASNGPQDDAVLGIADHLFHHAVAVLQSPAYRRDNDGFLRQDWPRVPLPRTREALEASAELGRRVAALLRPDVAVPGVTRGRLAEGLRDLGTPTLADGTPVREGDPLALTVRYTGRGRHEGASGRLWWSPGGYWANVPVEVWNFSIGGYPVLKKWLSYRHRDDLGRPLTLDEVEYVQDLVRRIRALIDLGGDLDENYAAVTTATPEAVQGQEEDPERWTREEASP; translated from the coding sequence ATGCCGAGCCTCTCTCCCTACCTCGCCGCGCTCCGGGACACGCGGGCGACGGACCTCGCCACGCCGGAGAACTCGTACCTGCCCCACCTGAAGCCGCTCTTGGAGGCGGCCCTGGAGACGCTCTCGCCGCGCGTCGGCGTGCTCACGCACCCCAGGGACCGGGCGGGCGCGGGCCTCGCAGACGCCGCCCTCGTTGAGGCGGGCAGCGGTGACCTCGTGGCCGCCGTCGAGGCCGAGGCGCCCACCACCAGCCTCGCCTTCCCGCCCACGACCGCCGGGGGCGAGGAGGCGTGGGAGCAGGCCCGGCGCTACTCGGCGCACCTCGGCCCCACCCTGCTGACCAACTTCGTGGACTTCGTGCTCGTCGAGGATGGCCGGGAGGTGCGGCGCGTCAGCCTCGGGGCCTGGGGTGACCTCCTGACGGGTGCGGAGGTCGGCGAGCGGACCGGCGCGGACCTCTTCGACCTGCTGCGCGACTGGGCGACGCGGCGCCGCGCCGTCACCAAACCCGCCGACCTCGCCGACCGCCTCGCCAACTACGCGCGGGCGGCCCTCTCCCGGCTGGAGGCCAAGGAGGACGACGGGCTGGGCAGCCTGCGGCGCACCCTCAAGGACGCGCTGGGGCTGCACTTCAACGACCGGCAGGGCGAGCACTTCTTCCGCTCGACCCTGGTGCAGACGCTCTTTTACGGGCTGTTCAGCGCCTTCGTGCTGTGGGTGCGGGAGGGCCACGCCCCGCGCGACTTCCGCTGGCGTGACGCCGCCGACTACCTGCGCCTGCCCGTGATCTCCGCCATTTTCGAGGAGGCCAGCAAGGCGAGCACCCTGCGCCGACTCGACCTGCGCGCCCCCATCGAGTGGGCGGAGGCCACTTTGCAGCGGGTGGACGAGGAAGCCTTCTTCGCCGCCTTCGCCGAGGAGCACGCCATCCAGTACTTCTACGAGCCCTTTCTGGAGGCGTTCGACCCGGACCTCCGCGAGCAGCTCGGCGTGTGGTACACCCCGCCCGAGGTCGTCGCGTATCAGGTCCGAAAGGTCCACGAGGTCTTGCAGCGTGACCTCGGGGTCGAGGACGGCCTCGCCGACGAGGGCGTGGTCGTGCTGGACCCCGCCACCGGCACGGGCTCGTACATGCTGGAGGTCGCCCGCGTGATCCACGCCCACCTCGCCGAGATCAGGCCCGCCACCGCCGCCGCGCGCACGAGCCAGGCCCTGCGAACGCGCGTCTTCGGCTTCGAGATTCTGCCCGCCCCCTTCGTCGTCGCGCACATGCAGGCGGGGCTGCTCCTCCAGCACCTCGGCGCCCCCCTGGCTGGCGGCGAGCGCGTGGGCATCTACCTCACCAACGCCCTCACCGGCTGGAACCCCAGGGACGACGCCAAGCGGCAGCTCGACTTCGCGGAGTTCGAGCAGGAACGCGAGGCCGCCCAGAGCGTCAAGCGTGACGCGAGGATTCTCGTGATGATCGGCAACCCGCCCTACAACCGCTTCAGCGGCGTGGCCGAGGACGAGGAAGCCGACCTGATCGCCCCGTACAAGGCGGGCCTTCAGGAGAGGTGGCGGGTCCGCAAGCAGCTTCTCGACGACCTCTACATCCGCTTTTTCCGGCTCGCCGAGTGGCGCCTGAGCGAGAACGGGCAGCGGCGCGGCGTCGTGAGCTTCATCAGCAATTCCTCGTGGCTCACGGGCCTGAGCCACCCCGTCATGCGCGAGCACCTGCTGAACAACTTCGACCGGGTGTGGGTGGACAATCTTCAGGGGAGCGCCCTCGCCCGTGAGCGGTCGGAGCGCGGGGCCTCCGACATGAGCATCTTCTCGAACGAGTACAACCCCCGGGGCATCCGTCCGGGTGTCGCCATTGCGACCCTTGTGGACACGGGTGTAGGCAAAGCCGACGACATGGCGGAGGTTCATTACCGGGAGTTCTGGGGCTCCGTGAAAGCCAAAAAGGCCGCGCTCACCGAGGACGTGGAGCCCTATCACCGCCTCACGCCGCAGGAGCGCACGCGCTGGGTCCTCGCCGCGACGGGAGAGGCAAGTCATTACCTCGATTGGCCGACGGTGCCTGAGCTGTTCCCCGCCATGTTTAACGGGGTGATGACGGCGCGGGATGGAGTCGTCACGGACATCGAAGAGGCTCGCCTTAAACGGCGAATTCAGGACTACTTCGATTCCACCATTTCGGACGATGAGCTTCGGCGACGGCACGGTGACGTGCTCACGGACAGCTATCAGTACGATGCGAGCGCAGTCAGACAGACGATGCTCGCTCGGGGTATAGATGACGCGGCCTTCCGTACCGTCATGTACCGTCCGTTTGACAACCGCTTTGTTTACAACGAAACCCGTGGAAAGCTCGTGGCACGCTCAAGCCCGGAATTCTTGCCTCACGTTTTCGACGGTAATCTCTTCCTCAACACCACGAGGCGGCAGCGGCGGACTGGTGCGTGGGATCTTCTTTCGTTGACACCGTATCTCACCGACTTGCACGTCCACGAGCCGGACGCGCGTTCGTTCCCCCTCTTCCTGCGCGTGTCCGACATGTTCGGCGAGCATCTGGAGCCCAACGTCTCGCCGGACGTGCTCCGGGCGGCGTGCGCCCTGTTCGGCGTGGTGCCCGCGTCGAACGGGCCGCAGGACGACGCGGTGCTGGGGATCGCCGACCACCTCTTCCACCATGCGGTGGCCGTCTTGCAGTCGCCCGCCTACCGCCGGGACAACGACGGGTTTCTGCGGCAGGACTGGCCGCGCGTGCCCCTGCCGAGGACGCGGGAGGCGCTGGAGGCGTCGGCGGAACTCGGTCGCCGGGTGGCCGCGCTGCTCCGGCCGGACGTGGCGGTCCCCGGCGTGACACGCGGCAGGCTGGCCGAGGGGTTGCGGGACCTCGGCACGCCCACCCTGGCGGACGGCACCCCGGTCCGGGAGGGCGACCCGCTGGCGCTGACGGTGCGCTACACCGGGCGCGGCCGGCACGAGGGGGCGAGCGGGCGGCTGTGGTGGTCGCCGGGCGGGTACTGGGCGAACGTGCCTGTGGAGGTCTGGAACTTCTCCATCGGCGGCTACCCGGTGCTGAAAAAATGGCTGTCCTACCGCCACCGGGACGACCTCGGGCGCCCCCTGACGCTGGACGAGGTGGAGTACGTGCAAGACCTCGTGCGCCGCATCCGCGCATTGATCGACCTCGGCGGCGACCTCGACGAGAACTACGCCGCGGTGACGACGGCCACCCCGGAGGCCGTGCAGGGTCAGGAGGAAGACCCGGAGCGGTGGACGCGAGAAGAGGCGTCCCCCTGA
- a CDS encoding VWA domain-containing protein, producing MTEPAPQNLTPEQERLRRWRLLLGGETAKGESADGIGCELGEHDRRLDAALASLYDGAPFTLQTEKPQGGRKSHRNVGFGKSAPAVAAWLGEVRDLFPQSAVQVMQGDAVERLNLKTMLLEPELMEHLQPDVHMAATLISLKDAMPDQAKALARQVVARVVEDLQARLAEPLRSAVTGSLNRSQRNLRPRQNEVDWGRTLLKNLRTYDPERRSVIPERLVGYGRARRQLKAVTLCVDQSGSMASSVVYAGIFGAVLASLPALKTNVVVYDTTVVDLTDHLADPVDVLFGVQLGGGNDTPLALRYCRGLLTNPEEHTFVLISDLYEGSGSAEMIRRLNEFRELGARVIVLLALDDDGRPSYDHDNAARLAALGIPVFACTPDFFPELMATALQGADIGAWAASRGIVTARAGAEAGPLAER from the coding sequence ATGACTGAACCCGCCCCACAGAACCTGACTCCCGAGCAAGAACGTCTGCGCCGCTGGCGTCTGCTGCTGGGCGGCGAGACCGCGAAGGGCGAGAGCGCCGACGGCATCGGCTGCGAGCTGGGCGAGCACGACCGCCGTCTCGACGCGGCGCTGGCCTCGCTGTACGACGGCGCGCCCTTCACCCTGCAAACCGAGAAGCCGCAGGGGGGCCGCAAGTCGCACCGCAACGTGGGCTTCGGCAAGAGCGCCCCGGCGGTGGCCGCGTGGCTGGGCGAGGTCCGCGACCTCTTTCCGCAGTCGGCGGTGCAGGTCATGCAGGGGGACGCGGTGGAGCGGCTGAACCTGAAAACCATGCTGCTCGAACCCGAACTCATGGAGCACCTGCAACCCGACGTGCACATGGCCGCCACCCTGATCAGCCTCAAGGACGCCATGCCGGACCAGGCCAAGGCGCTCGCGCGGCAGGTGGTGGCGCGGGTGGTGGAGGACCTTCAGGCCCGCCTCGCCGAGCCGCTGCGCAGCGCCGTTACGGGCAGCCTCAACCGCTCGCAGCGCAACCTGCGCCCCCGCCAGAACGAGGTGGACTGGGGCCGCACCCTTCTCAAGAACCTGCGGACCTACGACCCCGAGCGCCGCAGCGTGATTCCCGAGCGGCTGGTGGGCTACGGGCGCGCCCGGCGGCAGCTCAAGGCCGTGACCCTCTGCGTGGACCAGTCGGGCAGCATGGCGTCGAGCGTCGTGTACGCGGGCATCTTCGGCGCGGTGCTGGCGAGCCTCCCGGCCCTGAAGACGAACGTGGTCGTGTACGACACGACGGTCGTGGACCTCACCGACCACCTCGCCGACCCGGTGGACGTGCTGTTCGGCGTGCAGCTCGGCGGCGGCAACGATACGCCGCTGGCCCTGCGCTACTGCCGGGGCCTGCTGACCAACCCCGAGGAGCATACCTTCGTTCTGATCTCCGACCTGTACGAGGGCTCGGGCAGCGCCGAGATGATCCGCCGCTTAAACGAGTTCCGCGAGCTGGGGGCCCGCGTGATCGTGTTGCTGGCCCTCGACGACGACGGCAGGCCGAGCTACGACCACGACAACGCCGCGCGGCTGGCGGCCCTGGGCATCCCCGTCTTCGCCTGCACGCCGGACTTCTTCCCCGAGCTGATGGCGACCGCTCTGCAAGGGGCCGATATCGGCGCCTGGGCGGCCTCGCGCGGGATCGTGACGGCCCGCGCGGGGGCCGAGGCGGGTCCGCTGGCCGAACGCTGA